GCGGTTAGCCTATCAGCATGAAGCGCCCGTGAACTGGTGCCCTGCTTTGGGAACCGTGTTAGCGAACGAAGAAATTATCGACGGCAAGAGCGAACGTGGAGGCCACCCGGTCGAACGCATTCCGTTACGCCAGTGGATGCTCCGTATCACAAAATACGGCGACCGCTTGATTGATGGTCTCGAAGGGTTGGACTGGTCGGACTCAATCAAGTCGTTGCAAAAAAACTGGATCGGTCGCAGCGAAGGGGCAGAACTCGATTTCTTTATTGGTTCTGAAGAGTCTGGTTCAGATTTGGATCAGGCATTTGCAGACTGGCAAACGGCGCGGGCTGAATCCGGTTTTCCGGAAGAGTCTGAAGAAGATGTCTTGCGGGTTTATACAACCCGCCCGGATACTTTGTATGGTGCCACCTACATGGTGTTGTCGCCGGAGCATCCATTTGTGGATCGGTTAACGGTTGCTGACCAGAAAGCCGCCGTTGAAGCATACCGGAAGCAGGCCGCACTCAAAAGCGATTTGGATCGGACCGATTTGGCGAAAGAAAAAACAGGCGTCTTTACCGGCAGCTATGCGGTGAATCCAGTGAATGGCGAGAAAGTTCCGGTCTGGATTGCCGACTATGTTTTGATCAGCTACGGGACGGGGGCGATCATGGCGGTTCCTGCGCATGATTTGCGCGACTGGGAATTTGCTGTTGAGTTTCACTTGCCGATCATTCCCGTTGTCGAACCACCGGCCGGGTATGAGCCTTCGAAAGACGAGTTGGCACTCGAAACGGAAATTGAAGGAGAAAAACGAACACCGTTTTCCGGCTTGGGGACAGCTATCAATTCTGGTGAATTTGACGGCACACCAACCGCGGACTTCAAAAAACAGATCACCGCGAATTTGGTCGAGCAGGGTGTTGGGAAAGGCGCCGTTAACTATCGTTTGCGGGACTGGCTCTTCAGTCGCCAGCATTTCTGGGGTGAGCCATTTCCGATCTGGCATGAATTGGATGCGGATGGCAAGATCACCGGTTTAATGCGTGCTGATTCGGAAGAGAGTTTGCCCGTTGAACTTCCCGAGTTGAAAGAATTCAAGCCGGCTGGAACACCCGATCCCCCGCTTTCTGTCGCACCGGACGAATGGTTGTATAAAACCGATAGCGACGGAACCCGTTTATATCGTGAAGTCAACAGTATGCCGCAATGGGCGGGTTCGTGCTGGTATTATTTACGGTTCGCAGATCCGAAGAATAACGAATGTTTTATTGATCCGGAGAACGAAAAAAACTGGTTGCCCGTGGACCTTTATATTGGTGGTGGTGAGCATGCGGTGTTGCATTTGCTCTATGCCCGTTTCTGGCATCAGGTATTGTTTGACCGTGGCTTTGTGACCTGCCCCGAACCATTCCAGAAGTTAGTCAATCAGGGCATGATTTTAGGCGATGTCGAATTGACGGGCTTTCAGACGACAGAGGGTGCCTGGGTCTCTTCCAAGGAAGTTGAAGAATCGGATGAGTCCGAAACAAAGTGGATCGAGACAGCTTCGGGCAAGCCCGTGAATAGCATCAGCTTAACTTCGGATCAGGTGCAAAAACAGGGTGAAGATTTTGTACTTGTGGATGATCCCACCATTTTTGTGAATAGCCGCGCTCATAAGATGTCGAAGTCACGGGGCAACGTTGTGAATCCGGACTTTGTGGTCGAACAGTACGGTGCCGATGCCTTACGCATGTATGAGATGTTTATGGGGCCGTTGGAAGCAACGAAACCCTGGAGCATGAGCGGCGTGGAAGGAGTCAGTCGATTTCTCGGTCGTGTCTGGCGGTTGATGATTGAGGAACGCGCTGAAGAAGTCATATTGAATGAAGCGGTTTCGGAAGAGCCACCGGCCGA
This genomic interval from Gimesia alba contains the following:
- the leuS gene encoding leucine--tRNA ligase; protein product: MPRYDAKRIETKWQTFWDQHETFKTGEFVEGKDKLYVLDMFPYPSGDGLHVGHPEGYTATDIVCRHARMQGKQVLHPMGWDAFGLPAEQHAIKTGTPPRITTQKNIDTFRRQLKMLGFSYDWSREFSTTDPDYFRWTQWIFLQLFHSWFDSDCEWTGPDGKQRVGRARPISELPIPEKVKAAGEETTRRYQDRQRLAYQHEAPVNWCPALGTVLANEEIIDGKSERGGHPVERIPLRQWMLRITKYGDRLIDGLEGLDWSDSIKSLQKNWIGRSEGAELDFFIGSEESGSDLDQAFADWQTARAESGFPEESEEDVLRVYTTRPDTLYGATYMVLSPEHPFVDRLTVADQKAAVEAYRKQAALKSDLDRTDLAKEKTGVFTGSYAVNPVNGEKVPVWIADYVLISYGTGAIMAVPAHDLRDWEFAVEFHLPIIPVVEPPAGYEPSKDELALETEIEGEKRTPFSGLGTAINSGEFDGTPTADFKKQITANLVEQGVGKGAVNYRLRDWLFSRQHFWGEPFPIWHELDADGKITGLMRADSEESLPVELPELKEFKPAGTPDPPLSVAPDEWLYKTDSDGTRLYREVNSMPQWAGSCWYYLRFADPKNNECFIDPENEKNWLPVDLYIGGGEHAVLHLLYARFWHQVLFDRGFVTCPEPFQKLVNQGMILGDVELTGFQTTEGAWVSSKEVEESDESETKWIETASGKPVNSISLTSDQVQKQGEDFVLVDDPTIFVNSRAHKMSKSRGNVVNPDFVVEQYGADALRMYEMFMGPLEATKPWSMSGVEGVSRFLGRVWRLMIEERAEEVILNEAVSEEPPAEEQLRILHKTIKAVTEDIEKLSFNTAISRMMEFTNAMGQQKVRSKSVLSDFVLLLSPFAPHIAEELWSVLGHTGSLAYQSWPQYDEALLQESVVEIPVQVNGKLRSKVSIAADADQAAMQQAAEQDETIAKYLEGKTIVKAVVIPGRMINFVVK